CGTAGGCGCGATGGACCTCGAGCGCGGCGACGGCGCCGGTGGAGGCGACCTCGACCCACACCCGGATGCGGTCGGTGACCACGAGGTCCTCGGCCTTGCGGGCGTTCTGGACCTCGCGGACGATGTCGCGGGCGAGTCCCTCGGCCGCGAGCTCGGGGGTGACGTCGGTGTCGAGGGTGACGACCGCATCGTTGGAACGCAGGGCGGCGGCCACGACATCGTCGGGGGATTCGAGGGCGAGTTCGTACTCGTCCTCGGCCAGGACGTGGCCGGCGACCGACACCGAACCGTCGTCGTTGGCGGTCCACTCGCCCTTCTTGGCCGCGCCGAACACCGCTTGCACGTCCTTGCCGAGACGAGGCCCCAGGGCCTTTCCGTCGGGGCGGAGGATGAAGGTGGCGAGCGAACCGATCTCCTCGGTGACGTGCACGGCCTTGACGTTGAGCTCGTCCGCCAGCAGGTCGGAGAACGGTTCGAGGGTCGACGCGTCGCGGCCGGCCACGGTGACCGAGGCGAGGGGAAGGCGCACCCGCAGGCCCTGGTCCTCGCGCAGTCGCAGTCCGGTGGACGCCACGTCGCGCAGACGGTCCATGGCGGCGACCAGCGCGGCGTCGGCCGGATAGGCGTCGGCCCGGGGCCAGTCGGTGAGATGCACCGACTCGGGCTGGTCGCCGTCGCCGGCGGTGAGGCCGACCCAGATCTCATCGGTGATCATCGGCATCAGCGGCGCGGCCACCTGCACCAGCGTGATGAGCACGGTGTAGAGCGTGTCGAGGCCGGCCTTGTCGGCGTGGCCGGAGTCGGTGCCCCAGAACCGGTCGCGGGAACGACGGATGTACCAGTTGTTCAGTGCGTCGATGAAGGCCTGCACCTCCATCGCCGCACCGGGCAGATCGTAGGCGTCCATGCGCGTCTCGACGCTCACGACGAGGTCGTGGGTCTTGGCCAGGATGTAGCGATCGAGGATCACCGAGTCGTCGTCGGCCGCAGGACGGAACTGTGCGCGGTATCCCTCGATGTTGGCGTAGAGCGTGAAGAACGAATATGCGTTCCAGATCGGCAGGATCACCTGGCGAACGACGTCGTCGATCGCCTGGTCGGAGATGCGGGTGTCGCCACCACGGACGATGTTGGTGGACATGAAGTACCACCGCAGGGCGTCCGATCCCTGCTTCTCGAAGATCTCCGAGGGCTCGGTGTAGTTGCGGAGCTTCTTGGACAACTTGGCACCGTCGTCGGCCAGGAGCACGCCGTGACAGATGGCGTTCTGGAAACCGGGACGATCGAACAGGGCGGTCGACAGCACATGCATCGTGTAGAACCAGCCGCGCGACTGGTTGATGTACTCGACGATGAAGTCCGCCGGGAAGTGGCTGTCGAACCAGTCCTTGTTCTCGAACGGGTAGTGCACCTGGGCGAAGGGCATCGAGCCCGACTCGAACCAACAGTCGAGCACCTCGGGGACGCGTCGCATCGTCGACTGCCCGGTCGGGTCGTCGGGATTGGGCCGCGTGAGCTCGTCGATGAACGGTCGGTGCAGATTCTCGGGTCGCACCCCGAAGTCGGCTTCGAGCTCGTCGAGCGAGCCGTAGACGTCGGTGCGCGGGTGGTCGGGGTCGTCGCTGACCCAGACGGGAATCGGGGAACCCCAGAAGCGGTTGCGGCTGATCGACCAGTCGCGGGCCCCCTCGAGCCACATGCCGAACCGACCGTCCTTGATGTGCGACGGCACCCAGTTGATCTCCTGGTTGGTCTCGAGCATCCGGTCGCGGATGTCGGTGACTTTCACGTACCAGCTCGGCATCGCCCGATAGATGATCGGCGTGTCGGTGCGCCAGCAGTGGGGGTAGTTGTGGGTGTAGCTGTCGTGGCGGATCAGCTGACCCGTCTCGCGCAGGTGCTTGATGATGCCGGAATTCGCCTCGAGCACGTTCTCGCCGGCCCACTCGACCACGTCGTCGGTGAAGCGCCCGGCATCGTCGACCGGCACGACCATGCCGATCCCGGCCTCGCCGCACAGACGCTGGTCGTCCTCGCCGAACCCGGGGGCCATGTGCACCACCCCGGTGCCCTCGTCGGTGTCGATGAAGTCGCCGGACAGCACGACGAAGGCGCGGCTGGTGCCGTGGTGGGGCTTGGTCGGGTCGACCTCGGCCATGTCGGCGAAGTAGGGGAACAGGGGCGTGTAGGTGCGGCCGACCAGGTCGGTGCCCTTGAGCGTGCCGACCTGCTCGGCGTTCTCGAGCTGCTTCGCGTAGGTCTCGACTGCGGCTTCGCCGAGCACATAGCGGGTGCCGTCGGCGTCGAGCATGACCGCGTAGTCGAGGTCGGGGCCGACCGCGAGGGCGAGGTTGGACGGCAACGTCCACGGCGTGGTCGTCCACGCGAGGATCGCCATCGGGCCGTCGTCGCCGTCGACCGGGTCGAGCGTGAACGCGACGGTGACCGCGGGGTCCTGGCGTGGCCGGGTGGCGTCGTCGAGACGGATCTCGTGGTTGGACAGCGGTGTCTCGGCGCCCCAGCTGTAGGGCAGCACGCGGTTGGCCTGATAGATGAGGCCCTTTTCCCAGAGCTGCTTGAACGCCCACATGACCGACTCCATGTAGGGCAGGTCCATGGTCTTGTAGTCGTTCTCGAAGTCGACCCAGCGAGCCTGACGGGTGACCGTCTCCTCCCACTCCTGGGTGTACTTCAACACCGAGGTGCGGCAGTACTCGTTGAAACGTTCGATGCCGTAGTCGATGATCGACGCGCGGCCCGAGACCGGCAGTTGCTTCTCGGCTTCCATCTCGGCCGGGAGGCCGTGACAGTCCCAGCCGAAGCGCCGCTCGACGCGCTTGCCCTTCATCGTCTGGTAGCGCGGCACCACGTCCTTCACGTAGCCGGTCAGGAGATGACCGTGATGCGGAAGACCGTTGGCGAACGGCGGACCGTCGTAGAAGACGTATTCGTTGTTGCTGCCTTCGACGACCGTGGGGCGTTGCGCGACCGATTCCTCGAACGTGGCGGCGGTCTCCCACCGCTCGAGAATGCGCGCTTCGATGGCCGGAAGATCCGGACTCTCGACGTGCGGGTAGGGCGCCGTCGTGCGAGCGGCGCCGTCATTCTCGGTGGCAGTCATCGTGAGTCAGGCTAGCGGTGGGCCACCGACGGCCCGCCGAGGTTTGCCGACTCACCGTACGAACGGCCGTGAGCGATCAGACGCCCTCGTCGGTCGACACGTCGCCCTGATCGGCCACGTTGGCGGTCCAGGTTCTGCCGTCGAACCAGCGCAACTCATGACGCCCGGTCGGGTCCGCGTGCCAACCGGTCTGCACCACCGGTGGTGGCGGGGCGGTCGGCACCGGTGGGGCAGGGGCATCGACGGGCGGCGCCGGGGCATTCACCGCAGCGGCGTTGGCCGGCTGGGTGTCGATCGGCGCGGCGTCGTCGGCAGCGTCCGGCGTGATGAAGGCCACACCGAGGACGATGCCGGCGCCGAGCACGATGGCGACCAATCCGAACTGCGTGGCGTCGTCGAGCTCGACGATCGTGCTCAGCAGGGTGAGGAGCCCGATGAGCACCCCGATGCCACCCAGCCAGGTGGTGAGCCGACGGTCGCCGCCCGCGCCCACGAACGCGAGGACGAGGCCGGCCAGAATGATGAAGATCGATCCCGCGGCGTCGTCGCCGAAGGAGGCCACCACGCCGAACGTGCCGATCACGAAGGCGATGTCACCGACGATCAGCGAACTCGTGGCGAGGCCGTGGAAGCGCCGGCCGTCGAGCGCCCGCGTGGCCAGGAGCAGCGCGATGCCGATCAGCAGCGAAACGTAGCTGACGGTCTCGTCGCCGCTCGTGAACGAGGTGGCGGGCACGGAGAGATCATCCAGGCTCACGGTCGCGGACGAGGACGACTCGTCGCTCGAGACGACATCGATGATCAGCGCCCACGCGCTCAGCAGTGCGAGGGTCAGCAGGGTGGTCGCGCCGCGAGCGGGACCGATCAGCCACTGGGCCGCATACGCCGCCGTGAGGAGCAGGAGCGGCAGGGTGGGCGCGTCGAGGTCGTCGAAGATGAAACCGAGCGCGAGGACGGTACCGAGGGCGACCAGCGTGACGCCGGCCGGCCGCACCTTGGGCGGGAGGGCGACGAGGGTCGCATGACCGGCACCCACGGTCACGAGACCGAGCAGTACGCCGACGATGTTCGTGCCGTCGTCGCCGCTGCCGGCATCGATGGCGATCGCCCCCAAGCCAACGACGGCGAGGACCGCAGCCGCCGCAACCACCGATCCCCGAACGGTGGGTTCGGGGCGTTCGCGCGCCTCCGGTCCCAGCTCCGCCAACCATTCGTCCATGACGCTCTCCCCCTCGAGTCGTGTCACGAAGTTAGGTCATGGGCGCCCGGGCGGAGGTCGATCTCGTCGGCCAGGTCGCCTTCGTCGGTGAGATCGATCGTGTCCCGAAGGTCGATCTCATCGGCCAGATCGATGACCGGCTCGGTGTCGTGATCGGCGAACCCCCACCGGTCGTGCAAGCTTCGCAGTGGCGCCGGCGCCCACCAGTTCCACTTGCCGGCGACCGCCATCAGCGCCGGAACGATGGTCACCCGCACGAGGAATGCGTCGACCACCA
This Acidimicrobiales bacterium DNA region includes the following protein-coding sequences:
- a CDS encoding DUF2510 domain-containing protein; protein product: MTRLEGESVMDEWLAELGPEARERPEPTVRGSVVAAAAVLAVVGLGAIAIDAGSGDDGTNIVGVLLGLVTVGAGHATLVALPPKVRPAGVTLVALGTVLALGFIFDDLDAPTLPLLLLTAAYAAQWLIGPARGATTLLTLALLSAWALIIDVVSSDESSSSATVSLDDLSVPATSFTSGDETVSYVSLLIGIALLLATRALDGRRFHGLATSSLIVGDIAFVIGTFGVVASFGDDAAGSIFIILAGLVLAFVGAGGDRRLTTWLGGIGVLIGLLTLLSTIVELDDATQFGLVAIVLGAGIVLGVAFITPDAADDAAPIDTQPANAAAVNAPAPPVDAPAPPVPTAPPPPVVQTGWHADPTGRHELRWFDGRTWTANVADQGDVSTDEGV
- the ileS gene encoding isoleucine--tRNA ligase, with product MTATENDGAARTTAPYPHVESPDLPAIEARILERWETAATFEESVAQRPTVVEGSNNEYVFYDGPPFANGLPHHGHLLTGYVKDVVPRYQTMKGKRVERRFGWDCHGLPAEMEAEKQLPVSGRASIIDYGIERFNEYCRTSVLKYTQEWEETVTRQARWVDFENDYKTMDLPYMESVMWAFKQLWEKGLIYQANRVLPYSWGAETPLSNHEIRLDDATRPRQDPAVTVAFTLDPVDGDDGPMAILAWTTTPWTLPSNLALAVGPDLDYAVMLDADGTRYVLGEAAVETYAKQLENAEQVGTLKGTDLVGRTYTPLFPYFADMAEVDPTKPHHGTSRAFVVLSGDFIDTDEGTGVVHMAPGFGEDDQRLCGEAGIGMVVPVDDAGRFTDDVVEWAGENVLEANSGIIKHLRETGQLIRHDSYTHNYPHCWRTDTPIIYRAMPSWYVKVTDIRDRMLETNQEINWVPSHIKDGRFGMWLEGARDWSISRNRFWGSPIPVWVSDDPDHPRTDVYGSLDELEADFGVRPENLHRPFIDELTRPNPDDPTGQSTMRRVPEVLDCWFESGSMPFAQVHYPFENKDWFDSHFPADFIVEYINQSRGWFYTMHVLSTALFDRPGFQNAICHGVLLADDGAKLSKKLRNYTEPSEIFEKQGSDALRWYFMSTNIVRGGDTRISDQAIDDVVRQVILPIWNAYSFFTLYANIEGYRAQFRPAADDDSVILDRYILAKTHDLVVSVETRMDAYDLPGAAMEVQAFIDALNNWYIRRSRDRFWGTDSGHADKAGLDTLYTVLITLVQVAAPLMPMITDEIWVGLTAGDGDQPESVHLTDWPRADAYPADAALVAAMDRLRDVASTGLRLREDQGLRVRLPLASVTVAGRDASTLEPFSDLLADELNVKAVHVTEEIGSLATFILRPDGKALGPRLGKDVQAVFGAAKKGEWTANDDGSVSVAGHVLAEDEYELALESPDDVVAAALRSNDAVVTLDTDVTPELAAEGLARDIVREVQNARKAEDLVVTDRIRVWVEVASTGAVAALEVHRAYVAEQVLATEVVTGAGDDHLHIHEATLDGEPFRFTLCVDP